One segment of Solanum lycopersicum chromosome 1, SLM_r2.1 DNA contains the following:
- the LOC101259785 gene encoding cytochrome P450 704C1-like: MAVVSMDILHSSIISLTSIILSLLFCGFIFHLLTKKVYGKKRYHPIGGTIFNQLINFHRLHHYMTDLACKYKTYRLISPFRNEIYTSDPANVEYILKTNFDNYGKGWYNYSILKDLFGDGIFTVDGDKWQGQRKLSSHEFSTRVLRDFSSVVFRKNVAKLAHVLSNAANSNTTVDIQDLFMKSTQDSIFRVACGVDLDSICGSNEESKKFGDAFDNANAMTTWRYVDVFWKIKRALNIGVEAKLRDNIRTVDVFVYKLIQRKTEQMTKPDADLSWKKEDILSRFLQISGTNPKYLRDIILNFVIAGKDTTATTLSWFIYVLCKYPHVQEKVAQEIKESTTEKENATDITDFAANVSEDALEKMQYLHAALTETLRLYPSIPTDPKLCFSDDTFPDGFSVNKGDMVSYLPYAMGRMKFIWGDDAEEYKPERWLDRHGFFRHESPFKFTAFQAGPRICLGKQFAYRQMKIFSAVLLHYFVFKLSDDKNTVNYRTMISLQIAGGLHVDVFHR, encoded by the exons ATGGCAGTGGTTTCGATGGATATTCTTCATAGCTCCATTATCTCCTTAACATCCATCATTCTCTCACTTCTCTTTTGTGGATTCATATTTCATCTTCTGACCAAAAAAgtatatggaaaaaaaagatACCATCCAATTGGTGGCACCATTTTCAATCAGCTCATTAACTTCCACAGGTTACACCATTACATGACTGATCTTGCTTGCAAGTACAAGACTTACAGGTTAATCAGCCCTTTTAGGAATGAGATTTATACTTCTGACCCTGCTAACGTCGAGTACATTCTCAAAACAAACTTTGACAACTATGGCAAG GGTTGGTATAATTACAGCATTCTTAAGGACCTGTTTGGGGATGGGATTTTCACAGTTGATGGGGATAAGTGGCAGGGGCAGCGGAAGTTGTCGAGCCATGAGTTCTCCACGAGGGTCTTGAGGGATTTCAGCAGTGTGGTCTTTAGAAAAAATGTGGCAAAGCTAGCTCATGTATTGTCTAACGCTGCCAATTCCAACACAACAGTTGACATTCAA GATCTATTCATGAAATCAACTCAAGATTCAATTTTCAGAGTTGCCTGTGGAGTTGATCTAGACAGCATATGTGGTTCAAATGAAGAGAGCAAAAAATTTGGCGATGCATTTGACAATGCTAATGCAATGACAACCTGGAGATACGTCGATGTCTTCTGGAAGATTAAAAGAGCTCTCAATATCGGAGTAGAAGCAAAGTTAAGGGACAATATAAGAACTGTTGATGTATTTGTTTATAAGCTGATCCAGAGAAAAACTGAGCAGATGACTAAACCAGATGCTGATTTATCA TGGAAGAAAGAAGACATTTTGTCAAGGTTTCTGCAAATATCTGGTACAAATCCAAAGTATCTGCGTGATATAATATTGAACTTCGTAATAGCAGGCAAAGATACAACAGCAACCACCCTTTCGTGGTTCATATATGTGTTATGCAAGTACCCTCATGTACAGGAGAAAGTAGCACAAGAGATCAAAGAATCAACAACCGAGAAAGAAAATGCAACAGATATAACAGATTTTGCTGCCAATGTAAGTGAAGATGCCCTTGAAAAGATGCAATATCTTCATGCAGCACTGACAGAGACTCTTAGGCTCTATCCTTCAATTCCAACG GATCCAAAATTATGTTTTTCGGATGACACCTTTCCAGATGGATTCAGTGTGAACAAAGGAGATATGGTGTCTTACCTACCATATGCAATGGgaagaatgaaatttatatgGGGTGATGATGCAGAAGAATATAAACCAGAGAGATGGCTTGATCGCCATGGTTTCTTCAGGCATGAGAGCCCCTTCAAATTTACTGCTTTCCAG GCAGGGCCGAGGATCTGCTTGGGGAAGCAGTTTGCCTATAGGCAGATGAAAATATTCTCTGCTGTGTTGTTACATTACTTTGTTTTTAAGTTGAGTGATGACAAGAACACTGTCAACTATAGGACAATGATTAGTCTTCAGATCGCCGGCGGACTCCATGTTGATGTCTTTCATAGATAG